GCTTGCTTCTTGCAAGGTCTGCGGTCGGTCGCGAAGTTCAACGAGCGTTTTCGCCATCGCACTGACATCTTCTGGTGGAACGACCCAGCCGCATCGATTTTCTCGAACGACGTCGGCCGTCCATCCGGGGTTGGTGACAACGACAGGGGTTCCGGCTGCAAGGCTGTCAAATAGTTTGCCAGGTGAGTTCGACGATAAAACAGGTACGTCGGCAAATGAAACGAGGGAAACATCGGCTGCAGCAAAGAGAGCGACCGCTTGGTGGTGCGGAAGCGGCGGGATCCGAGTCAAGTTGTCGAGTGCACGTTCGGCTTGACGAACCGTTTCGGCATGATAGCCTTCACCCGTCATCACAAAGCGGATGTCCGAACGATGTTGAAGCTTGCGGGCCACTTCTATTAGCGAAGGAATTGCATTCGCCCGGCCAAAACTTCCAGCGTAAAGTACAGTCATCGGGGCGTCCTTCCCTGCGATGGCGCGCATGCGAGCCACGTCCTCGTCTGAAACCGCACGGTGGAAATCCAGGTCGCTACCGTATAGAACGGTCGATGCGGCCGTTTGTGGAGCAATCTGCTGGACGTGATCCGTCATGTCCGGAGAGAGACCGATCACGTGCGATGCATTCCGATAGAGGAAGCTCTCGAGACGGTAAAGAAGCGAGCGAAGTACAGGCGAGCGAAGAGCGCCCATCTGGATCGGGAAGTCGGGCCAGAGGTCGCGAACCTCGAAGACCCACGGCACGCGATGCCATCGTGCAACGAGCGCGCCCACCAGACCTGTGCTGAGTGGTGTAGATGTGGCGAAGATAACATCGGGCTTTGTTCCCCGAATGCCGTCCGCGAGCGCTCGTGCAGCGAATTTCGCAAATGCAATTACGCGTTCACTCGTCCCCATCGCGTTGCGATACGTTACGTCGTACTCGATAAGTCGGACATTGTCCGGGACCCACTGGAACTCGTCCGTGTGTCTGCGGCTGCGCCACGCATCCGTCGTGATCAGCGTCACGTCGTGATTGCGCGCGAGATGCCGCACGAGAGAATAGGGTCGAACGGCGGTGGCACAGTCTGGTGTATGATAATGGTGGATAAAGGCGAGGATGTGCATCAAGGCAGGGCCGAGTCCCGGGAAGGTAGACAGTTGAGACGGTGAGAAAACGAAGAGGTAGACACAGGAGCGAAGGCTGCCCACGATGACGCATACGTGCATTGCGCCGTCAGTGCATTGTCGCGCGGGCTGGCACTCCAACGACGGTTTCGCCATCTGGAACGTCGGATGTGACAACAGCGCCCGCCCCCACTCGCACGTTCGCACCGACGGTTACCCCCGGAAGAAGTACGGCACCCGTACCGATCTCCGTCGCTTCCCCGATCACGACGTGACCAGAGACATGGACGCCAGGGTGAAGCGTGACGAAGTCGCCCAGCACGGCGTCGTGCCCAATGGTAGCGTGCAGGTTCACGATCACGTGGCACCCGATTCTGACATTGACCGTTGGTGTCACACGAGCGCAGAGAATCGTGCCGGCACCGATGTCCACCGTCGGGTCCGGAGCAACGCTGGGATGGAGGAGACAGACGGGTGAAACAGCAGCCTCCGTGAGCGTATCGGCTATTTGCCGCCGCAGCACGGACGTGCCGATTGTGATCGCGAAGCTGCCTCCGCTCGCTGTCGTAAGATCGGCAATGGTTCCATCGATCGGTACGCCGAGTCGGTTCTGACCGACGAGGTCCGGGTCATCATCGATAAATGCTAGTCGGGCGGCGTCTGTCGGTCCACTGGTAGCGTTTTGTGCCCAAGACGCGACCTCTCGCCCGAAGCCACCAGCCCCAACAAGCCAGCATGAAGGGGCCTTATCAGCGTTTGCGAAAGAATCCTTCACTTCAGTTGGAAATCTGGAGAGGAAGAGGGCGAACCGAGAGACGTAGGCATGTCCGAGAACGACATGTTGGG
The DNA window shown above is from Longibacter salinarum and carries:
- a CDS encoding glycosyltransferase family 4 protein; translated protein: MAKPSLECQPARQCTDGAMHVCVIVGSLRSCVYLFVFSPSQLSTFPGLGPALMHILAFIHHYHTPDCATAVRPYSLVRHLARNHDVTLITTDAWRSRRHTDEFQWVPDNVRLIEYDVTYRNAMGTSERVIAFAKFAARALADGIRGTKPDVIFATSTPLSTGLVGALVARWHRVPWVFEVRDLWPDFPIQMGALRSPVLRSLLYRLESFLYRNASHVIGLSPDMTDHVQQIAPQTAASTVLYGSDLDFHRAVSDEDVARMRAIAGKDAPMTVLYAGSFGRANAIPSLIEVARKLQHRSDIRFVMTGEGYHAETVRQAERALDNLTRIPPLPHHQAVALFAAADVSLVSFADVPVLSSNSPGKLFDSLAAGTPVVVTNPGWTADVVRENRCGWVVPPEDVSAMAKTLVELRDRPQTLQEASTNALEIGRKRLQRSQAVKEIERVLLTSVVNEIS
- a CDS encoding acetyltransferase codes for the protein MKDSFANADKAPSCWLVGAGGFGREVASWAQNATSGPTDAARLAFIDDDPDLVGQNRLGVPIDGTIADLTTASGGSFAITIGTSVLRRQIADTLTEAAVSPVCLLHPSVAPDPTVDIGAGTILCARVTPTVNVRIGCHVIVNLHATIGHDAVLGDFVTLHPGVHVSGHVVIGEATEIGTGAVLLPGVTVGANVRVGAGAVVTSDVPDGETVVGVPARATMH